From a region of the Kwoniella mangroviensis CBS 8507 chromosome 1 map unlocalized Ctg01, whole genome shotgun sequence genome:
- a CDS encoding pyridoxal kinase translates to MSTLDPGRVLSVQSHVVSGYVGNRAATFPLQTLGYDVDVVNTVQFSNHTGYGYTNGHKTTPEQLTAIFEGLSTNGLVSHYRVLTGYVPGAEALTVVAEQIKKMKEVNPEILYVLDPVMGDMGTGLYVSEDVVPIYKDMLSIASIITPNQFEVELLSGISIDSMATLHTALRQLHTAHSLPHIAFSSIPLPISLVTKLDLPAPPPSYMCLLPDPIPPWYDAVGVGEPEDEVLVCFASTWEEEKLETWAFALPTIRGYFSGVGDLFSAMVLAHFKNPESQSDLPPLPHAVSKALLTVQQILLRTHLYSLIQTGTSGTATPRPLHHSSSEQHGSVIPSDAELDAIGPVNPKDPKRKAKRMRLRELRVVQERKLIVDGGQGWPGKRLDWQGILGHGM, encoded by the exons ATGTCTACTCTAGATCCTGGACGTGTGCTGTCAGTGCAGTCTCACGTTGTGTCGGGATATGTAG GTAATAGAGCTGCTACGTTCCCTCTTCAGACGCTAGGCtatgatgtggatgtagtGAACACGGTGCAGTTCTCGAATCATACTG GTTACGGTTACACCAATGGTCACAAAACAACGCCTGAACAACTGACGGCCATCTTTGAAGGTCTCTCTACGAATGGTCTAGTGTCGCATTACCGCGTACTAACAGGCTATGTGCCAGGTGCTGAAGCTCTTACAGTGGTTGCTGAgcagataaagaagatgaaggaggtcaACCCAGAGATTCTATATGTACTGGATC CTGTCATGGGGGATATGGGCACTGGTCTTTACGTGTCGGAAGATGTAGTGCCGATATACAAGGATATGCTAAGCATAGCTAGTATAATAACGCCAAATCAGTTCGAGGTGGA atTATTATCAGGAATCAGTATCGATTCCATGGCCACCCTTCACACTGCTCTTCGTCAGCTTCATACCGCCCACTCCCTACCTCATATCGCATTCTCATCCATACCACTCCCAATCTCACTTGTCACCAAACTCGATCTACCCGCTCCACCGCCCTCCTACATGTGCCTGCTACCTGATCCCATACCACCATGGTACGATGCGGTGGGTGTAGGAGAGCCAGAAGACGAGGTACTCGTCTGCTTCGCTAGCacatgggaagaagagaagctGGAAACATGGGCATTCGCCCTACCCACCATCCGAGGATATTTCTCTGGAGTAGGTGATCTGTTCTCCGCTATGGTTTTGGCCCACTTCAAGAATCCCGAATCTCAGTCGGATTTACCCCCTTTACCTCATGCTGTTTCCAAAGCCCTTCTAACCGTACAACAAATCCTGCTACGGACCCACCTCTACTCTTTGATACAGACTGGCACTTCCGGTACCGCAACTCCCCGACCACTCCATCACTCGTCTAGCGAACAACACGGTTCAGTCATACCTTCAGATGCTGAGCTCGATGCCATCGGTCCAGTGAACCCCAAAGATCCTAAACGGAAAGCCAAGCGAATGAGACTGAGAGAGTTGCGGGTGGTACAGGAAAGGAAATTGATCGTCGATGGTGGACAGGGCTGGCCTGGTAAAAGATTAGATTGGCAGGGAATTTTGGGACATGGTATGTAG
- a CDS encoding chaperone DnaK, giving the protein MYSIARSLRSPSTLSPLRNVARTTSPLLTSKRFNSGKVSGPVIGIDLGTTNSCVSIFEGGAPKVLENAEGARTTPSVVAFTKDGERLVGQPARRQAVVNGENTIFASKRLIGRKFKDAEVQKDIGNVPFKIVAHTNGDAWVEARGEKYSPSQIGAFVVGKMKDTASAYLGKPVKHAVITVPAYFNDSQRQATKDAGSIAGLEVLRVINEPTAAALAYGLDKSDSAVIAVYDLGGGTFDISILEMQKGVFEVKSTNGDTHLGGEDFDIALVNHILAEFKKETGIDVSKDRMAIQRIREAAEKAKVELSSAGATDVSLPYITATAEGPQHINLNLTRARFESIVKPLVDRTVEPCKKALSDAGVKPSEINEVILVGGMSRMPKVVDTVKSVFGREPSKGVNPDEAVAIGASIQAGVLAGNVTDILLLDVTPLSLGIETLGGVFTRLINRNTTIPTKKSQTFSTAADGQTAIQVKVYQGERELVRDNKLLGDFQLTGLPPAPKGVPQIQISFDIDADGIVNVSAIDKATNREQSMTIASSSGLADSEIEQMIADSEKYAEADKTRRQIIEEANRGESFVTDTEKSMAEFESQLDKEEREKVKKLLGELREISAKGAAGDATVKPEDIKAALDAAQQASLGLFQKVYEKRNAESRGSESSSDSASSSESESSSSEGEKKQ; this is encoded by the exons ATGTACTCTATCGCTCGTTCACTCCGATCACCCTCGACCCTCTCTCCTCTGCGTAATGTCGCT AGAACCACTTCCCCCCTTCTCACCTCGAAACGATTCAACAGTGGAAAGGTATCAGGACCAGTGATTGG TATCGATCTTGGTACCACCAACTCCTGTGTATC TATCTTCGAAGGTGGTGCTCCCAAAGTATTAGAGAATGCTGAAGGTGCCCGAACAACACCATCCGTCGTTGCTTTCaccaaag ATGGAGAACGATTAGTTGGTCAACCAGCTCGACGACAAGCAGTCGTTAACGGTGAAAACACCATCTTCGCATCTAAGCG ATTGATCGGCCGAAAGTTCAAGGACGCTGAGGTGCAGAAGGATATCGGAAACGTGCCCTTCAAGATCGTTGCCCACACCAACGGTGATGCCTGGGTTGAGGCTCGAGGCGAGAAATACTCCCCATCGCAGATTGGTGCTTTCGTTGTTGGTAAGATGAAGGATACTGCTTCCGCCTACCTCGGTAAACCCGTCAAGCACGCTGTTATCACTGTCCCTGCCTACTTCAACGACTCTCAACGACAAGCTACAAAAGATGCCGGTTCCATCGCTGGTCTCGAAGTCCTCCGAGTCATTAACGAACCAACTGCTGCTGCTCTTGCCTACGGTCTCGACAAATCCGATTCCGCCGTTATCGCCGTTTACGATTTGGGAGGTGGTACTTTCGATATCTCCATTCTTGAGATGCAAAAGGGAGTCTTCGAGGTCAAATCCACCAACGGTGACACCCATCTTGGTGGTGAAGATTTCGATATCGCCCTCGTCAACCACATCCTTGCTGAATTCAAGAAGGAAACCGGTATCGACGTCTCCAAGGACCGAATGGCCATTCAACGTATCCGAGAGGCCGCTGAGAAGGCCAAGGTTGAGTTATCCAGTGCCGGTGCTACCGATGTTTCCCTACCTTACATCACTGCTACCGCCGAAGGTCCTCAGCACATCAACTTGAACTTGACCAGAGCTCGATTCGAATCTATCGTCAAGCCTCTCGTCGACAGAACCGTCGAACCCTGTAAGAAAGCTTTGAGCGATGCTGGTGTTAAACCTTCCGAAATCAACGAAGTCATCTTAGTCGGTGGTATGTCTCGAATGCCTAAGGTCGTCGACACCGTCAAGTCTGTCTTCGGTCGAGAACCAAGCAAGGGTGTCAACCCCGATGAGGCCGTTGCTATCGGTGCCTCTATCCAAGCCGGTGTCCTTGCCGGTAACGTCACCgatatcctccttctcgaTGTTACCCCTCTTTCCCTCGGTATCGAAACTCTCGGTGGTGTCTTCACTCGATTGATCAACCGAAACACCACTATCCCAACCAAGAAATCTCAAACCTTCTCTACCGCTGCCGACGGACAAACCGCCATCCAAGTCAAAGTATACCAAGGTGAACGAGAATTGGTCCGAGACAACAAACTCCTCGGCGACTTCCAACTCACTGGTCTCCCTCCCGCCCCCAAAGGTGTCCCTCAAATCCAGATCTCCTTCGACATTGATGCCGATGGTATCGTCAACGTATCTGCCATTGACAAGGCCACCAACCGAGAGCAATCCATGACCATCGCCTCATCCTCTGGTCTTGCCGACTCTGAAATCGAACAAATGATCGCTGACTCCGAGAAATACGCCGAGGCCGATAAAACCCGAAGACAGATCATTGAAGAAGCCAACCGAGGTGAAAGTTTCGTCACTGATACCGAGAAATCCATGGCCGAGTTCGAGTCTCAACTTGACAAAGAGGAACgagagaaggtcaagaaacTCCTTGGAGAGCTTAGAGAGATCTCAGCCAAGGGTGCTGCCGGTGATGCTACTGTCAAACCTGAAGACATCAAGGCTGCTTTAGACGCCgctcaacaagcttctcTTGGTTTGTTCCAAAAG GTTTACGAAAAGCGAAACGCTGAATCCCGAGGTTCCGAAAGCTCATCTGACTCTGCCTCTTCATCGGAatcggaatcatcatcttctgaaggtgagaagaagcAATAA
- a CDS encoding secondary thiamine-phosphate synthase enzyme, giving the protein MDMAMDTIVPESLPWEHTDEGPDDSVSHLKTSLIGNSITLPISKGRLVFGTWQGIYLAEFRHSGAGWGGRGQGRKVIATIL; this is encoded by the exons ATGGATATGGCGATGGACACTATCGTTCCCGAGTCATTACCTTGGGAACATACGGATGAAGGACCCGA CGACTCGGTATCTCATTTGAAAACGTCTTTGATCGGCAACTCGATTACGCTGCCCATCTCCAAAGGTAGACTCGTCTTTGGTACATGGCAAGGAATCTATCTTGCAGAGTTCAGGCATAGCGGAGCAGGATGGGGTGGAAGAGGACAGGGAAGAAAAGTCATTGCGACTATCTTGTGA
- a CDS encoding succinate dehydrogenase, cytochrome b556 subunit: protein MSTSLVRQSLFRAVVKPSMLRASAPGLMLAQRRFVSTENMTPAESISYLNAQRQHRPNSPHAQIYQPQITWILSIANRVTGVALSGALYAGALAYLLHPVFPVIDSAHLISIVADLPTWVKGGLKFLFAVPFTFHTFNGIRHLSWDIGKGLTIKGVYATGYTVMAATAISSIYLAFFV from the exons ATGTCCACCTCGTTAGTACGACAAAGCCTCTTCCGAGCGGTGGTCAAGC CCTCGATGCTTCGAGCTTCCGCTCCTGGCTTGATGCTTGCTCAACGAAG ATTCGTCTCCACTGAGAACATGACCCCAGCGGAAAGTATCTCATATCTTAACGCTCAGCGACAACATCGACCCAACTCCCCTCACGCTCAAATCTACCAACCTCAA ATCACATGGATCCTCTCAATTGCCAATCGAGTTACCGGTGTCGCCCTCTCAGGAGCCCTCTACGCGGGTGCTCTTGcatacctcctccaccccGTCTTCCCAGTCATTGACTCTGCTCACCTTATCTCCATCGTCGCCGACCTCCCAACATGGGTCAAGGGTGGTCTTAAATTCCTCTTCGCCGTACCATTCACTTTCCACACCTTCAATGGTATTCGACACTTGTCATGGGATATTGGAAAGG GTCTCACTATCAAGGGCGTTTACGCCACCGGTTACACAGTTATGGCTGCTACTGCGATCTCAAGCATCTACCTCGCTTTCTTTGTATAA